Proteins found in one Primulina eburnea isolate SZY01 chromosome 16, ASM2296580v1, whole genome shotgun sequence genomic segment:
- the LOC140816907 gene encoding uncharacterized protein, giving the protein MSNTTIPSNRKDIAWNYATLPDPKNPNIVCCCFCSKITNGGIYRHKQHLVGGNRNVKACPKCPEHVKVEIKEFMQKKSVLKNQMDDIPHLDDTVDLEEDEDDDDIQAKMKGKRPMSGPTVQGKKCKQAGPIDLYFAKDVEEIVRQRRAKNKGQFDENKKKLREDAVQKFATWMYDAGIPFNAVKYDSLQPCIDAIGTFGVGMKPPSYHEVRVKYLKKELTNTNLFLKSHEEDHARYGCTIMADGWTDKKSRSLINFLVNGPKGTIFVESVDASNYSHTADKMYELLSKFVNRIGEQNVVQVVTDNASCNVRAGRLLENTFPHLYWTPCAAHCLDLMLEEIFKIPNLKKLHERALMVNGYIYNRPQLLSMMREFTGQRDMIRTAKTRFATAFLTLKRFQVQQANLRKMFTSEKWAKSRYSREAAGKRVAEVILMPSFWKTTVFALKVGGPLLKVLRLVDGEKRFPMGYIYEAMDRAKEAISASFNNNEEKYRGIFEIIDKRWNVQLHHPLHAAGYFLNPEFFYSNCDIENDEEVLEGLYKCIARLVRGEDLQDKITNQLDKYKKAEGLFGLPMAIRQRASKSPADWWSSYGASTPELKTFAMKILYLTCSSSGCERNWSVFEHIHSKKRNRLSQQRLNDLVYIKYNRALRRRYAMRDTIDPISLSEIDDSNEWLLGKLDDSDNENDDNDLVFEDDDLRWSDVAQAVGVGESAYDFRSRNASTSKGASSSTSAKRKQSSARTSLVDEVDKEEINIDDETEEEEDTDGYKSSDGADDVDLEDEDDD; this is encoded by the exons ATGTCAAACACAACAATTCCATCAAATCGAAAGGACATTGCTTGGAATTATGCAACACTTCCGGATCCTAAAAATCCAAATATTGTATGCTGTTGTTTTTGTTCCAAAATAACAAATGGTGGGATTTATCGGCACAAACAACATTTAGTTGGGGGCAATAGAAATGTGAAAGCTTGTCCGAAGTGTCCTGAGCATGTTAAAGTAGAAATTAAAGAGTTCATGCAAAAAAAGAGTGTTTTGAAGAATCAAATGGATGATATTCCTCATTTAGATGATACTGTTGATTTGGAAGAAGAtgaggatgatgatgatattCAAGCTAAAATGAAAGGGAAACGACCAATGTCAGGTCCTACAGTGCAGGGTAAAAAGTGTAAACAAGCAGGGCCTATTGATCTTTATTTTGCAAAAGATGTAGAAGAAATTGTCAGACAGAGACGTGCAAAAAATAAAGGCCAGTTTGATGAAAATAAGAAGAAATTAAGAGAGGATGCGGTTCAGAAATTTGCTACGTGGATGTATGATGCCGGAATTCCTTTTAATGCTGTTAAATATGATTCTTTACAACCATGTATTGATGCTATTGGGACTTTTGGAGTGGGAATGAAACCTCCATCATATCATGAAGTAAGAGTTAAGTATTTGAAGAAGGAGTTGACAAATACGAACCTGTTTCTCAAATCCCACGAAGAAGATCATGCTAGGTATGGTTGTACAATCATGGCAGATGGGTGGACGGATAAAAAAAGTAGAAGTCTTATAAACTTTTTGGTAAATGGTCCTAAAGGAACTATATTTGTTGAATCTGTGGATGCTTCAAATTATTCTCACACTGCTGATAAGATGTATGAGTTACTTTCTAAATTTGTGAATCGAATTGGAGAACAGAATGTGGTTCAGGTTGTAACAGataatgcaagctgcaatgttAGAGCag GTCGTCTTTTGGAAAACACTTTTCCACACTTGTATTGGACTCCATGTGCAGCTCATTGCTTAGATTTGATGCTTGAGGAAATATTCAAAATTCCTAACCTCAAAAAATTGCATGAACGGGCATTGATGGTGAATGGTTATATTTACAATAGACCACAATTGTTGAGCATGATGAGAGAGTTTACTGGACAGAGAGACATGATAAGAACTGCAAAGACTCGTTTCGCAACCGCTTTTTTGACTTTAAAGCGGTTTCAAGTTCAACAAGCAAATCTGAGAAAGATGTTTACATCTGAAAAGTGGGCAAAAAGTCGATATTCAAGAGAGGCGGCTGGAAAACGTGTTGCAGAAGTGATACTGATGCCTTCTTTTTGGAAAACTACAGTTTTTGCATTAAAAGTTGGCGGCCCATTGCTGAAAGTATTGCGGCTAGTAGACGGTGAAAAAAGGTTCCCAATGGGTTACATCTATGAGGCAATGGACAGAGCCAAAGAAGCTATCTCTgcatcatttaataataatgaaGAGAAATATCGTGGTATTTTTGAAATCATCGACAAAAGATGGAATGTTCAACTCCATCATCCTTTGCATGCGGCTGGATATTTCTTAAATCCCGAGTTTTTTTACTCAAACTGTGACATAGAAAATGATGAAGAAGTGTTGGAGGGTCTGTACAAATGCATAGCTAGATTGGTGCGAGGTGAAGATTTACAAGATAAGATTACAAATCAATTGGATAAATACAAAAAAGCGGAAGGACTTTTTGGTTTACCCATGGCTATTAGACAAAGAGCTTCAAAATCACCAG CTGATTGGTGGTCTTCTTATGGTGCATCAACACCTGAATTAAAAACATTTGCAATGAAGATTTTGTACCTCACATGCTCTTCTTCAGGTTGTGAACGTAATTGGAGTGTATTTGAACAT ATACATTCTAAAAAAAGAAATAGGTTGTCTCAACAACGATTGAATGATTTGGTATATATCAAATACAACAGAGCGTTGAGGCGAAGATATGCCATGCGAGATACGATTGATCCTATTTCTTTGTCAGAAATAGATGATAGTAACGAATGGTTGTTGGGAAAGTTGGATGATAGTGATAACGAGAATGATGATAATGATTTGGTCTTTGAAGATGATGATTTGCGTTGGAGTGATGTAGCACAAGCGGTTGGGGTTGGTGAAAGTGCATATGACTTTCGATCTCGAAATGCATCTACTTCAAAAGGAGCGTCATCATCCACTTCAGCAAAAAGAAAGCAATCTTCAGCTCGAACTAGTCTTGTGGATGAAGTGGATAAAGAAGAGATCAACATTGATGATGaaactgaagaagaagaagataccGATGGATACAAATCAAGTGATGGGGCTGATGACGTAGATTTGGAAGATGAAGACGACGATTAA